One region of Thermoanaerobaculia bacterium genomic DNA includes:
- a CDS encoding glycosyltransferase, translating to MLILVPSHDDAGALRVALPVIRAGMRPGRDRLVVIADRCSDDTASAARSAGAEALVREDDASGPGKGGALRFALAAIGGDPREPVAIFDADSEPSAGFFEAAEAAWAGGARALQGFVDPVPGRSLLSRIAAYSEIVSQRMTDRLRASLGWGVPLRGTGMVIERGLLSGALARCATFVEDLETTLLLAADGVRVRPLGARVRDPKPGSGAGVVRQRARWLAGNLAAFRARNGEIRRLMGSLSGATLVVGLFAKPRSLFFSARLILFLALLPAAGSAPIGVVEVLLGLFLLRDLALLFGGLAVVDRPGFYLPAVLAAPVYPLVWAAGAVRSLSARGRWLSARRGA from the coding sequence GTGCTCATCCTCGTCCCTTCGCACGACGACGCCGGGGCCCTGCGCGTCGCGCTGCCCGTGATCCGCGCCGGCATGCGTCCCGGACGCGACCGGCTCGTCGTGATCGCCGACCGGTGCTCCGACGACACCGCGTCGGCGGCGCGCTCGGCGGGAGCGGAGGCGCTCGTGCGCGAAGACGACGCGAGCGGCCCGGGAAAGGGAGGAGCGCTCCGCTTCGCGCTGGCCGCGATCGGCGGCGATCCTCGCGAGCCGGTGGCGATCTTCGACGCGGATTCGGAACCGTCGGCCGGGTTTTTCGAGGCCGCCGAAGCGGCGTGGGCGGGAGGGGCCCGCGCGCTCCAGGGGTTCGTCGATCCGGTGCCGGGCCGATCCCTGCTCTCGCGGATCGCCGCGTACTCGGAGATCGTCTCGCAGCGCATGACCGACCGCCTGCGCGCCTCGCTCGGCTGGGGCGTCCCGCTCCGCGGAACCGGCATGGTGATCGAGCGCGGCCTCCTCTCGGGGGCGCTCGCGCGCTGCGCGACGTTCGTCGAGGATCTCGAGACGACGCTGCTGCTCGCCGCGGACGGCGTGCGAGTCCGGCCGCTCGGCGCGCGGGTTCGCGATCCGAAGCCGGGGAGCGGCGCGGGCGTCGTCCGCCAGCGGGCGCGATGGCTCGCGGGAAATCTCGCGGCGTTCCGCGCGCGAAACGGGGAGATCCGCCGGCTGATGGGGTCGCTCTCGGGCGCGACCCTGGTCGTCGGCCTCTTCGCGAAGCCGCGCTCGCTCTTCTTCTCGGCGCGGCTGATCCTCTTTCTCGCGCTGCTCCCGGCCGCGGGCTCCGCTCCGATCGGCGTCGTCGAGGTCCTGCTCGGGCTCTTCCTCCTGCGGGATCTCGCTCTCCTCTTCGGCGGGCTCGCGGTCGTCGACCGCCCGGGGTTCTATCTCCCGGCGGTGCTCGCCGCGCCGGTCTATCCGCTGGTCTGGGCCGCGGGCGCGGTGCGATCGCTCTCGGCGCGCGGCCGGTGGCTCTCGGCCCGGCGGGGCGCTTGA
- a CDS encoding glycosyltransferase, with amino-acid sequence MALGPAGRLKILFPYLARTRAANWSRYQQLLAARARAGDDVTVLEPPPRKSDETNYREMDLPLPAGFRTEEVALPRAFWAIRFPFDKIVKKGAYSLAANRRAREIGRNDPPDVLLVYNVTQEGLLRYPAPVVFDVADDLPAMLRIEGGVFGGVLAAAARKALARMVAGASLVTTPSRVLLPELGPGAVFVPNGVDREEIAAARRNAAENAAGPGGDGPIGFLGSFEYFIDFDFVLELAARLPARRFLLIGGGRRFDEVRRRVAGGRLGNVELAGPLPHPRALERLAACAFSLCPFTRDAVGDGASPLKLFESLALAVPVIATRTREIRAEAPGNVVFADSAEEAASAVADAEARPSEDRRASAEETAARVLSERNWDRIGDEWARRVGEISRTTA; translated from the coding sequence GTGGCTCTCGGCCCGGCGGGGCGCTTGAAGATCCTCTTTCCCTACCTCGCGCGCACGCGCGCCGCCAACTGGAGCCGGTACCAGCAGCTCCTGGCGGCGCGGGCGCGGGCGGGGGACGACGTCACGGTGCTCGAGCCGCCCCCGAGGAAGAGCGACGAGACGAATTACCGGGAAATGGATCTTCCCCTCCCGGCGGGATTCCGGACCGAGGAGGTCGCGCTCCCGCGGGCGTTCTGGGCGATCCGTTTTCCGTTCGACAAGATCGTGAAGAAAGGCGCCTACTCGCTCGCGGCGAATCGCCGCGCACGGGAGATCGGACGGAACGACCCGCCCGACGTCCTCCTCGTCTACAACGTCACGCAGGAGGGCCTGCTCCGGTATCCGGCGCCGGTCGTCTTCGACGTGGCGGACGATCTTCCCGCGATGCTTCGAATCGAAGGGGGAGTGTTCGGCGGGGTTCTGGCCGCCGCCGCCCGAAAGGCGCTCGCGCGGATGGTCGCGGGCGCGAGCCTCGTGACGACGCCCTCCCGAGTGCTGCTGCCCGAGCTCGGACCGGGCGCCGTGTTCGTCCCGAACGGCGTCGATCGCGAGGAGATCGCGGCCGCCAGGAGGAATGCGGCGGAGAACGCCGCCGGGCCGGGAGGCGACGGCCCGATCGGTTTCCTCGGTTCGTTCGAGTACTTCATCGATTTCGATTTCGTGCTCGAGCTCGCCGCGCGCCTTCCGGCTCGCCGCTTTCTCCTGATCGGCGGCGGGCGGCGGTTCGACGAGGTCCGCCGTCGCGTCGCCGGCGGCCGGCTCGGCAACGTCGAGCTCGCGGGGCCGCTCCCGCATCCCCGCGCGCTCGAACGCCTCGCCGCGTGCGCGTTCTCCCTCTGCCCCTTCACCCGGGATGCCGTCGGGGACGGCGCGTCGCCGCTCAAGCTGTTCGAATCGCTGGCGCTGGCCGTTCCCGTGATCGCGACGCGCACCCGGGAAATCCGCGCGGAGGCGCCCGGAAACGTCGTGTTCGCCGACAGCGCCGAGGAGGCCGCTTCGGCCGTCGCCGACGCGGAAGCGCGACCGTCCGAGGATCGCCGCGCTTCGGCGGAGGAGACGGCCGCCCGGGTCCTCTCGGAGCGGAACTGGGATCGGATCGGCGACGAATGGGCGAGGCGGGTCGGCGAGATCTCCCGCACGACCGCGTGA
- a CDS encoding oligosaccharide flippase family protein: MGEAGRRDLPHDRVTDRPRYFRSVFWMGMAESAARLGNVLLQILLVRALVPARYGVFAYAYSLFLLVISLTSLGIAEAFIREGAIRGERIGAILSEHFSLRAISALFAAVVIAAVAAAGRADGPVILAVGAYLLFRSLTSFLATVFRAREVIWKEFVLRSAETAVIVGVGAAALALRWSLPRVVWALAAAGAACLAGAIVGFRALLPEFSWQLPAGAFRRMAAAAPYGLPLVAGGWLLRIDVVFFQQLGRDPERTAYFASAVTLVLAAALAPGVAAAAVYPTLSRRGSGKEAGIGRLFAAFAAAGVLMAAVLVAAARPLVRIAYGAAYAPAAGWLARIAPFLVFLSPAMFAATVLAARGRSVVLWAVLLVPLAGVAASDALCFPAHPGAVVPTTIAWEALACACAVGFCGLSARRSSSA; encoded by the coding sequence ATGGGCGAGGCGGGTCGGCGAGATCTCCCGCACGACCGCGTGACGGATCGCCCGCGCTATTTCCGGTCGGTCTTCTGGATGGGAATGGCGGAATCCGCCGCCCGGCTCGGCAACGTCCTGCTCCAGATCCTGCTCGTCCGGGCCCTCGTGCCCGCCCGGTACGGCGTCTTCGCCTATGCCTACTCGCTCTTCCTGCTCGTCATTTCGCTGACGAGCCTCGGCATCGCCGAGGCCTTCATCCGGGAGGGCGCGATCCGCGGCGAAAGGATCGGCGCGATCCTGTCGGAACACTTTTCGCTCCGCGCGATTTCGGCGCTCTTCGCCGCGGTCGTGATCGCGGCGGTCGCCGCCGCCGGCCGAGCCGACGGGCCCGTGATCCTCGCCGTCGGCGCCTACCTGCTCTTTCGATCGCTCACGAGTTTTCTGGCGACGGTCTTCCGCGCGCGGGAAGTCATCTGGAAGGAGTTCGTCCTGAGGTCCGCGGAGACGGCCGTGATCGTCGGAGTGGGGGCGGCCGCCCTCGCGCTCCGCTGGTCGCTCCCGCGCGTCGTCTGGGCTCTCGCCGCCGCGGGCGCCGCGTGCCTCGCGGGGGCCATCGTCGGATTTCGCGCGCTCCTCCCGGAGTTCTCGTGGCAGCTTCCGGCGGGGGCGTTCCGGCGCATGGCCGCCGCGGCGCCCTACGGCCTGCCGCTGGTCGCCGGAGGCTGGCTCCTCCGCATCGACGTGGTGTTCTTCCAGCAGCTCGGCCGCGACCCGGAGCGGACGGCCTATTTCGCGTCCGCCGTGACCCTCGTCCTCGCGGCGGCTCTCGCGCCGGGCGTCGCGGCCGCCGCCGTGTACCCGACGCTCTCGCGCCGGGGGAGCGGAAAGGAGGCCGGAATCGGCCGCCTGTTCGCCGCGTTCGCCGCCGCGGGGGTTTTGATGGCCGCCGTCCTCGTCGCGGCGGCCCGGCCGCTCGTCCGCATCGCCTACGGCGCCGCCTACGCGCCGGCTGCGGGATGGCTCGCCCGGATCGCGCCCTTCCTGGTCTTTCTTTCCCCCGCGATGTTCGCCGCGACGGTGCTCGCCGCCCGCGGGCGCTCCGTCGTTCTCTGGGCGGTGCTGCTCGTCCCGCTCGCCGGGGTCGCGGCTTCCGACGCCCTCTGCTTTCCGGCGCACCCGGGCGCCGTCGTCCCGACCACGATCGCCTGGGAAGCCCTGGCCTGCGCCTGCGCCGTGGGATTCTGCGGCTTGAGCGCGCGGCGCTCAAGCTCAGCGTAA
- a CDS encoding co-chaperone GroES, giving the protein MKIRPLYDRILVKRIEEKEIKRGGIIIPDTAKEKPMEAEVVSVGKGKINEEGKITPLDVKKGDRILIGKYAGQEIKIEDVEHLIMREDEVLAVIEK; this is encoded by the coding sequence ATGAAGATTCGACCTCTGTACGACAGGATCCTCGTCAAGCGGATCGAGGAGAAGGAAATCAAGCGCGGCGGGATCATCATCCCGGATACCGCGAAGGAAAAGCCGATGGAGGCGGAAGTCGTCTCCGTCGGAAAGGGAAAGATCAACGAAGAAGGAAAGATCACGCCCCTCGACGTCAAGAAGGGGGACCGGATCCTGATCGGCAAGTACGCCGGCCAGGAGATCAAGATCGAGGACGTCGAACATCTGATCATGCGGGAAGACGAAGTTCTCGCGGTCATCGAGAAGTAA
- the groL gene encoding chaperonin GroEL (60 kDa chaperone family; promotes refolding of misfolded polypeptides especially under stressful conditions; forms two stacked rings of heptamers to form a barrel-shaped 14mer; ends can be capped by GroES; misfolded proteins enter the barrel where they are refolded when GroES binds), with protein MAAKMILYGEDARQRVLRGVNKLADAVKVTLGPKGRNVVLEKKFGSPTITKDGVTVAKEIELEDSLENMGAQMVREVASKTSDVAGDGTTTATVLAQAIYREGSKNVTAGANPMELKRGIDIAVRAAVDHIDKIKTEVQGKDIAHVGTISANNDAEIGRIIAEAMDKVGKDGVITVEEAKGLETTLEVVEGMQFDRGYLSPYFITDAERMECVLENAKVLLFEKKISNMKDLLPILEQVAKQGKPFLIIAEEVEGEALATLVVNKLRGTLQVAAVKAPGFGDRRKAMLEDIAILTGGKLISEDLGIKLESVKWEDLGSAKKVTVDKENTTIVTDTSDKKKKEAIAGRVKQIRTQIDETTSDYDREKLQERLAKLVGGVAVIKVGAATETEMKEKKARVEDAMHATKAAVEDGIVPGGGVALFRAIEAVSRSTKDSTGDVKIGIQIIKRALEEPLRQIVHNAGLEGSVIINEIREKGANFGLNAATEKVEDMVKSGIIDPAKVTKNALQNAASIAGLMLTTEALVSEIKEKDKAPAGGGMPGGMGGGMGGMY; from the coding sequence ATGGCTGCAAAGATGATTCTGTACGGTGAGGACGCCCGCCAGCGTGTCCTCCGCGGCGTGAACAAGCTTGCCGACGCCGTCAAGGTGACGCTCGGCCCGAAGGGCCGCAACGTCGTTCTCGAGAAGAAGTTCGGCTCGCCGACGATCACCAAGGACGGCGTGACCGTCGCCAAGGAGATCGAGCTCGAGGATTCGCTCGAGAACATGGGCGCGCAGATGGTGCGCGAAGTCGCGTCGAAGACCTCCGACGTCGCCGGCGACGGCACGACGACCGCGACGGTCCTCGCGCAGGCGATCTACCGGGAGGGCTCGAAGAACGTGACCGCGGGCGCCAACCCGATGGAGTTGAAGCGCGGCATCGACATCGCCGTCCGGGCGGCGGTCGACCACATCGACAAGATCAAGACCGAGGTCCAGGGCAAGGACATCGCCCACGTCGGCACGATCTCCGCCAACAACGACGCCGAGATCGGCCGCATCATCGCCGAAGCGATGGACAAGGTCGGCAAGGACGGCGTGATCACGGTCGAAGAGGCGAAGGGCCTCGAGACCACGCTCGAAGTCGTCGAAGGCATGCAGTTCGACCGCGGCTATCTCTCGCCCTACTTCATCACCGACGCGGAGCGGATGGAGTGCGTGCTCGAGAACGCCAAGGTCCTCCTCTTCGAAAAGAAGATCTCCAACATGAAGGACCTGCTCCCGATCCTCGAGCAGGTGGCCAAGCAGGGCAAGCCGTTCCTCATCATCGCGGAGGAGGTCGAGGGCGAGGCGCTCGCGACCCTCGTCGTCAACAAGCTGCGCGGAACGCTCCAGGTGGCCGCCGTCAAGGCCCCGGGCTTCGGCGATCGCCGCAAGGCGATGCTCGAGGACATCGCGATCCTCACCGGCGGGAAGCTGATCTCCGAGGACCTCGGAATCAAGCTCGAGAGCGTCAAGTGGGAAGACCTCGGCTCCGCCAAGAAGGTCACGGTCGACAAGGAGAACACGACGATCGTCACCGACACCTCCGACAAGAAGAAGAAGGAAGCCATCGCCGGACGGGTCAAGCAGATCCGCACCCAGATCGACGAGACGACCTCCGACTACGACCGCGAGAAGCTCCAGGAGCGGCTCGCGAAGCTCGTCGGCGGCGTCGCGGTCATCAAGGTCGGAGCGGCGACCGAAACCGAGATGAAGGAAAAGAAGGCCCGCGTCGAGGACGCGATGCACGCCACGAAGGCGGCCGTCGAGGACGGAATCGTCCCGGGGGGCGGCGTGGCCCTGTTCCGCGCGATCGAAGCGGTCTCCCGTTCGACGAAGGATTCCACCGGCGACGTGAAGATCGGCATCCAGATCATCAAGCGCGCCCTCGAGGAGCCTCTCCGGCAGATCGTCCACAACGCCGGGCTCGAGGGCTCGGTCATCATCAACGAGATCCGGGAGAAGGGCGCCAACTTCGGCCTGAACGCCGCGACCGAAAAGGTCGAGGACATGGTCAAGTCGGGAATCATCGATCCCGCGAAGGTCACGAAGAACGCGCTCCAGAACGCGGCGTCGATCGCCGGCCTGATGCTCACCACGGAAGCCCTCGTCTCCGAGATCAAGGAGAAGGACAAGGCTCCCGCGGGCGGCGGCATGCCGGGCGGAATGGGCGGCGGCATGGGCGGCATGTACTGA